In one window of Camelina sativa cultivar DH55 chromosome 15, Cs, whole genome shotgun sequence DNA:
- the LOC104748307 gene encoding F-box/kelch-repeat protein At3g16740-like — MLSDLPRDVAEDVLNRLPITSMRAVRFVCKNWNALSKDESFTKKHLAQAKAAAGAREFITVMVINYRVYLMSVNLHGIHNNVDPSINHLGKLVSLTDSDRVDISVVYHCDGLLLCITRNIPRFVVWNPYCGQTRWFETIRRPNPRYAIGYENSKSCRSYKVLRFCEPSRGYVRYELYHINSKSPSDVMSIPITIFPDWDIEFYARGVSLKGNTYWFAQENCAGDDGTEIGYQDFLICFDFTKERFGRRLSLPFHSIMEDTVTLSSVRDEQLAVLFQEEDTLHLEIWITTKIEPEAVSWGKKVFLAVNMKPLDDYAFDVTSGSFFVDEEKKVAVVFDIDRGTGMVTGMDCFAYIIGKDGYFKKVDLGDPSEDCSFPLMCSYVPSLVQIERPTRSGKRKRQGKK; from the coding sequence ATGCTGTCCGATCTTCCGAGGGATGTGGCAGAGGATGTGCTCAATAGGCTTCCAATTACATCTATGAGAGCAGTGCGATTCGTATGCAAAAATTGGAACGCTTTATCCAAAGATGAGAGTTTTACAAAGAAGCACCTTGCTCAGGCCAAAGCAGCAGCAGGAGCAAGGGAGTTTATAACGGTTATGGTGATTAATTATCGGGTTTATTTGATGAGTGTCAACCTCCATGGAATCCACAACAACGTTGACCCATCAATAAACCATCTAGGTAAACTCGTTAGCCTAACCGATTCAGATCGAGTCGATATATCTGTTGTGTATCACTGCGACGGTTTATTGTTATGCATCACCAGAAACATCCCTAGGTTCGTTGTTTGGAATCCTTATTGCGGCCAAACCCGGTGGTTCGAAACAATACGCAGACCTAACCCTAGATATGCTATAGGATACGAGAATAGCAAATCATGCCGCAGCTACAAAGTATTGAGATTCTGTGAACCTTCTCGCGGATACGTTCGGTATGAATTGTACCACATCAACTCTAAATCACCTAGTGATGTCATGTCTATCCCTATTACTATCTTTCCAGATTGGGATATAGAGTTTTATGCACGTGGCGTGTCTCTCAAGGGAAACACTTATTGGTTTGCTCAAGAAAATTGTGCAGGAGACGACGGAACAGAAATAGGGTACCAAGATTTTttgatctgttttgattttacaaaagagaGATTTGGACGGCGTCTAAGTCTACCGTTTCACTCAATTATGGAAGATACTGTGACTCTATCTAGTGTTAGAGATGAGCAACTTGCAGTCTTGTTTCAGGAAGAGGATACGTTACATTTGGAGATATGGATTACGACTAAGATTGAGCCTGAAGCAGTGTCATGGGGCAAGAAGGTGTTCTTAGCGGTGAATATGAAACCACTCGATGATTATGCATTTGATGTTACATCAGGGAGTTTCTTtgttgacgaggagaagaaagttgcCGTAGTTTTTGATATTGACAGAGGTACGGGGATGGTCACGGGGATGGACTGCTTCGCTTATATCATTGGAAAGGATGGATATTTCAAAAAAGTGGATCTCGGAGACCCTTCAGAAGATTGTTCTTTCCCACTTatgtgctcttatgttccaagtttagtgcaaaTTGAACGACCTACACGAAGTGGCAAAAGGAAAAGACagggaaaaaaatag